A genomic segment from Oncorhynchus clarkii lewisi isolate Uvic-CL-2024 chromosome 12, UVic_Ocla_1.0, whole genome shotgun sequence encodes:
- the LOC139421312 gene encoding histone acetyltransferase p300-like isoform X3 — MADNVLESGPPSAKRPKLSSPALSVSASDGNDFGSLFDLEHDLPDELINSSELGLVNGGDLSQLHTSLGGGMGGGQDAAAKHKQLSELLRAGALPPSGQQGATNSPGGSMGLLGSMNASPGPQSMGPQGQHPSPQQAGMMQQAGMVGGLNRAMMGAQKGNGQQQGPTPQGMMGGQVMNGSPRMGYQVNPGMGSNSNLLAETLQQQGGQQLGAGGQAGMRPQQPGALNKMNMMANAGPYGGSYGQLAGQVLGGAGLGPQHQNKAGLANSLAQFNLDKKTPPIQGMAGMASQQTSAVGPVSVVGAGAQAGLGTVATGPGAAPPTADPEKRKLIQQQLVLLLHAHKCQRREQANGEVRQCSLPHCRTMKNVLNHMTHCQAGKSCQVAHCASSRQIISHWKNCTRHDCPVCLPLKNAGDKRNQQSLLSSAGVGLGNSLGAVPGGQPSTPNLTPPSQIDPSSIERAYAALGLTYQGNQMPQQPPQSNLPNQPGMRSLNAMGGNPMGMNGGVGVQPPNQSNLLPDAMLHNNMNVQSLMNDGSGVGSLGSMPMATPPSAAGMRKNWHEDITQDLRNHLVHKLVQAIFPTPDPAALKDRRMENLVAYARKVEGDMYESANSRAEYYHLLAEKIYKIQKELEEKRRTRLQKQGMMPTQPGMSPSGLPQGPLGMGQSPLAPGQPSNGSHADPSMVRPTGPNLMMNRMQNPAGMNQFGQMGMQSLGQRSTPPLPLGGPLNQMGMGPTRMGQPNVAQYLPPGQFPGSSPGLGAGTVGMNHPGPQGGVAQQAQMPTPPSLPVSSPAAQPGSVAGSGPSQGSMGPGSVGGGPPSNLQLPNSSQLNSHLHCPPIRQNSPSPARSLTPTPHQTPPGLPGSQTPQPHTPNPPQVAAPLPQQQLASSQPMGQGMNSEKPSQLQQQTNGGGASGVLSLAQSVPTQNAHVPTQLPRTPLSQKSSLTADGQASTPASVSSVDPSSQLTSSDAPAPAEPKMEVKQQDDEDAEDQGEGKASGKMGKGQADIKSEEKPEIKKEKPSGDGCKGEPMDTSSSVATPKMEDRDRKPEVKTEPKDEEERSGASGTHSSPASAQNKRKIFKPEELRQALMPTLEALYRQDPESLPFRQPVDPQLLGIPDYFDIVKNPIDLSTIKRKLDTGQYQEPWQYVDDIWLMFNNAWLYNRKTSRVYKYCSKLAEVFEAEIDPVMQGLGYCCGRKLEFSPQTLCCYGKQLCTIPRDAAYFSYQNRYHFCEKCFNEIQGECVSLGDDPSQPQTSISKDQFQRKKNDTLDPEWLVECTDCGRKMHQICVLHNDTIWPAGFVCDSCLKKANKTRKENKYAARRLPQTKLGSFLEGRVNDYLRRQNHPESGDVTIRVVHVSDKVVEVKPGMKSRFVDTGEMSESFPYRTKALFAFEDIDGADVCFFGMHVQEYGSDSPPPNQRRVYISYLDSVHFFQPRHLRTGVYHEILIGYLEYVKKLGFTTGHIWACPPSEGDDYIFHCHPVDQKIPKPKRLQEWYKKMLDKAVVERIVHDYKDVFKQATEDRLTSANELPYFEGDFWPNVLEESIKELEQEEEERKREENSTSSESVDAPKSDSKNAKKKNSKKTSKNKNSSLIRANKKKPGMPNVSNDLSQKLYACMEKHKEVFFVIRLIAGPTANSLPPITDPDPLMACDLMDGRDAFLTLARDKHLEFSSLRRAKWSSMCMLVELHNQSQDRFVYTCNECKASVETRFHCTVCEDYDLCITCYNTKGHEHKMEKLGLGLDDESNNAAAAATQSPGDSRRLSIQRCIQSLVHACQCRNANCSLPSCQKMKRVVQHTKGCKRKTNGGCPICKQLIALCCYHAKHCQENKCPVPFCLNIKHKLRQQQLQHRLQQAQMLRRRMASMQRVGQPACGGGGPPGGLPSPGNNGTTAPSTPTSGGTQPPTPQTPTQPNMPPGPQPGMGGGGTLQQGGMPQQHHKLHHQFQQMPGGGGMMNSPQQQQMVPQVQQQSQASNPQQLQQHPNSLSPYTNRPPGSSPHPQSQGKPGLGPATPPQQQPPQQQPNPGQPSMPQQQQQPPSGPPPAAVEIAMKIQQVADAQRKMSLQRQAAQAAGMMPLHPHHQQPQGQMGMAHPGVGMVGAQGLPPQAQAAARAHMEQQQQQGPPGMMVGPGPMQQQPQQPNPQGQLPPQVQQQRVGPPLQNPQQQWAGQGMPPQQRQAMMGHPGMVAPQQQQRQQAQGPGGLIGMVQQGGAAGGGNLPQAALQELLRTLRSPSSPEQQQQVLNILRSNPQLMAAFIKQRASKYKGGPGPPGAPGGPGPGRVPGGMGGQQVNVNAVAGQPGMHMGQGVNMPTMTQLQQLQQQQQQQQQQQQQQQQQPQQQRPMLSLQQQQVAALQQHQQHQQGGMPGQQAPNMANINPQFRELLMRRHLQLQQQQQQQQIGNHAQFQQQGYMGQPGMAPQQPGQGQSGLQQQPGAQPGQQQQGYPSTVAQQQAAAVLQQRLQHQHQLQMQQQQQQQHQNAMVGHQGAEGGPGTGVGGPPQQPQPPQGAPQPQSSQALLQQALHQRLLQQQQHLGGGSPAQHSSPMSPQQQMAQSPHLQGQTLSTSLSNQVRSPQPSPRPQSQPPHSSPSPRMQPQPSPHHISPQTQTGSPHPSQLPQHHPGMVVPSQQPPQQQNSMDQFGSDQNAMLSQLSGMGGLHGPGGPDMLSGNSQDLGQNINHNTLDM, encoded by the exons ATGGCCGATAATGTTCTGGAGTCCGGCCCGCCTTCAGCCAAGAGGCCTAAACTATCATCCCCTGCTCTCTCAGTCTCCGCCAGTGATGGAAACG ATTTCGGTTCACTCTTTGACCTGGAGCACGACCTACCTGATGAGCTCATCAACTCGTCGGAGCTGGGCCTGGTCAACGGAGGGGACCTCAGCCAGCTGCACACCAGCCtgggaggaggaatgggaggaggcCAGGACGCTGCTGCCAAACACAAACAGCTCTCGGAGCTTCTCCGGGCTGGAGCGCTCCCACCCTCGGGTCAACAGGGAGCCACCAACAGCCCCGGTGGCTCCATGGGACTCCTGGGCAGCATGAATGCCTCCCCTGGGCCCCAGAGTATGGGTCCCCAGGGGCAGCACCCCTCACCCCAGCAGGCTGGCATGATGCAGCAGGCGGGTATGGTGGGTGGACTGAACAGGGCCATGATGGGGGCCCAGAAGGGCAATGGACAGCAGCAAGGGCCCACGCCCCAGGGCATGATGGGAGGCCAGGTGATGAATGGCTCGCCCCGAATGGGTTACCAGGTCAACCCGGGCATGGGAAGTAACAGTAACCTGCTGGCAGAAACCCTGCAGCAGCAGGGGGGGCAGCAATTGGGGGCAGGGGGGCAGGCTGGGATGAGGCCACAGCAACCTGGAGCACTGAACAAG aTGAATATGATGGCTAATGCGGGCCCCTATGGTGGTTCGTACGGTCAGTTAGCAGGCCAGGTTCTGGGTGGTGCTGGGCTGGGCCCACAGCACCAGAACAAGGCTGGTCTGGCCAACAGCCTGGCCCAGTTCAACCTGGACAAGAAGACACCTCCTATACAGGGCATGGCTGGGATG GCCTCACAGCAGACCTCTGCAGTAGGGCCAGTGTCTGTGGTTGGAGCCGGGGCCCAGGCTGGCCTTGGTACTGTGGCAACAGGTCCGGGGGCAGCGCCTCCCACTGCCGACCCGGAGAAGCGCAAGCTGATACAGCAGCAGCTGGTGCTCCTGCTCCACGCCCACAAGTGCCAGCGGCGGGAGCAGGCCAACGGGGAGGTGCGCCAGTGCAGCCTGCCCCACTGCCGCACCATGAAGAACGTCCTCAACCACATGACCCACTGCCAGGCTGGCAAGTCCTGCCAGG tGGCACACTGTGCCTCGTCACGACAGATCATCTCTCACTGGAAGAACTGTACTCGGCACGACTGTCCTGTCTGCCTGCCGCTAAAGAACGCTGGAGACAAAAGGAACCAGCAGT cTTTACTAAGCAGTGCTGGGGTTGGCCTGGGCAACTCATTAGGGGCAGTGCCAGGGGGTCAGCCCAGCACCCCTAACCTCACCCCACCCAGCCAGATCGACCCCAGCTCCATTGAGAGGGCCTACGCCGCCCTGGGCCTCACCTACCAGGGCAACCAGATGCCTCAGCAACCGCCGCAGTCCAACCTGCCCAACCAGCCTGGCATGCGGTCGTTAAACGCCATGG GAGGGAACCCCATggggatgaatggaggggtgggggTGCAGCCCCCCAATCAGTCCAACCTGCTACCAGACGCCATGCTTCACAACAATATGAATGTGCAAAG TTTGATGAACGACGGCAGCGGGGTGGGCAGCCTGGGCTCCATGCCCATGGCGACCCCTCCCTCAGCCGCGGGCATGAGGAAGAACTGGCACGAGGACATCACTCAGGACCTGCGCAACCACCTCGTCCACAAGCT TGTGCAGGCCATCTTCCCCACCCCGGACCCGGCTGCGCTGAAGGACCGGCGGATGGAGAACCTGGTGGCTTACGCTCGTAAAGTAGAGGGGGACATGTACGAGTCGGCCAACAGCAGG GCGGAGTACTACCACCTCCTGGCTGAGAAGATCTATAAAATCCAGAAGGAACTGGAGGAGAAGCGGCGGACGCGGTTACAGAAGCAGGGCATGATGCCCACGCAACCCGGCATGTCCCCCTCAGGCCTGCCACAGGGACCCCTTGGCATGGGCCAGTCACCTCTGGCCCCTGGACAGCCGTCCA ATGGTTCTCATGCTGACCCCTCCATGGTTCGACCCACCGGACCCAATCTGATGATGAACAGGATGCAGAACCCTGCAG GGATGAATCAGTTTGGACAAATGGGTATGCAGTCATTAGGTCAGAGGTCAACGCCTCCCCTCCCACTTGGTGGACCTCTAAATCAG ATGGGTATGGGGCCAACGCGGATGGGGCAGCCCAACGTGGCCCAGTACCTCCCTCCTGGTCAGTTTCCTGGGTCCAGTCCTGGCCTCGGGGCTGGCACAGTCGGCATGAACCATCCAGGGCCACAAGGAGGCGTGGCACAG CAGGCCCAGATGCCCACGCCGCCCTCGCTCCCGGTCAGCAGCCCTGCAGCCCAGCCAGGCTCAGTGGCAGGATCAGGGCCCTCCCAGGGCTCTATGGGGCCAGGCAGTGTAGGTGGAGGCCCTCCTTCCAACCTGCAACTGCCAAACTCCTCTCAGCTCAACTCACACCTGCACTGCCCCCCCATCCGACAGAACTCCCCCTCCCCGGCACGCAGCCTCACGCCAACCCCTCATCAGACGCCGCCTGGTCTGCCAGGCTCGCAAACCCCCCAGCCTCACACGCCCAACCCGCCCCAGGTTGCCGCTCCGCTCCCGCAGCAGCAGCTAGCGTCGTCACAGCCAATGGGGCAAGGAATGAACTCGGAGAAGCCCAGTCAGCTCCAACAGCAGACAAACGGTGGTGGAGCTTCTGGAGTCCTCAGTCTGGCTCAGTCTGTGCCTACCCAGAATGCCCATGTGCCAACCCAGCTTCCGCGAACTCCA cTGTCTCAGAAGTCTTCACTGACGGCAGACGGCCAGGCTTCCACTCCGGCCTCGGTGAGCAGCGTGGACCCTAGCTCCCAGCTGACCTCGTCTGACGCCCCTGCCCCAGCTGAGCCCAAGATGGAGGTGAAACAGCAGGACGATGAGGATGCTGAGGACCAGGGTGAGGGGAAGGCCTCTGGGAAGATGGGCAAGGGACAGGCAGACATCAAGTCAGAGGAGAAACCTGAG ATTAAGAAGGAGAAGCCTTCAGGCGACGGCTGCAAGGGCGAGCCTATGGACACATCGTCATCGGTAGCAACGCCGAagatggaggacagagacaggaagcCAGAGGTGAAGACTGAGCCCAAAGACGAAGAGGAGAGGTCGGGGGCATCGGGCACGCACAGCTCCCCCGCCAGCGCTCAAAACAAGAGGAAAA TCTTTAAGCCTGAGGAGCTGCGTCAGGCTCTGATGCCCACCCTGGAGGCCTTGTACCGCCAAgaccctgagtctctgcccttcCGCCAACCGGTGGACCCCCAGTTACTGGGAATACCC GACTACTTTGACATTGTAAAGAACCCCATAGACCTGTCGACGATAAAGCGTAAGCTGGACACGGGACAGTACCAGGAGCCCTGGCAATACGTGGATGACATCTGGCTCATGTTTAACAACGCCTGGCTGTACAACCGCAAGACGTCCCGCGTCTATAAGTACTGCTCCAAGCTGGCCGAGGTGTTCGAAGCCGAAATCGACCCGGTCATGCAGGGCCTGGGCTACTGCTGCGGGAGGAAG CTTGAGTTTTCCCCTCAAACACTATGCTGCTATGGGAAACAGTTATGCACCATCCCGCGCGACGCTGCTTATTTCAGCTACCAGAACAG GTACCACTTCTGTGAGAAGTGTTTCAACGAAATCCAGGGCGAGTGCGTGTCCCTGGGGGATGATCCTTCTCAGCCTCAGAC GTCCATCAGCAAAGATCAGTTTCAGAGGAAGAAGAATGACACACTCGACCCAGAATG GCTTGTGGAATGTACCGACTGCGGGCGTAAAATGCACCAAATCTGTGTCCTGCATAATGACACCATATGGCCGGCAGG ctTTGTATGTGACAGCTGCCTTAAGAAGGCCAATAAGACGCGGAAAGAGAACAAATACGCAGCCAGAA GGCTACCTCAAACTAAGTTGGGCAGCTTCCTAGAGGGGCGAGTGAATGACTACCTCAGGCGGCAGAACCATCCAGAGTCTGGTGACGTCACTATCCGTGTGGTCCATGTCTCCGACAAGGTGGTGGAGGTCAAGCCAGGCATGAAGTCCAG GTTTGTGGACACCGGGGAGATGTCCGAGTCCTTTCCCTACAGGACGAAGGCGCTGTTTGCGTTCGAGGACATAGACGGGGCTGACGTCTGCTTCTTCGGCATGCATGTGCAGGAGTACGGTTCAGACAGCCCTCCGCCCAACCAGAGACGCGTGTATATCTCTTACCTGGACAGCGTGCACTTCTTCCAACCTCGACACCTCCGCACAGGCGTCTACCATGAGATACTCATAGGGTACCTGGAGTACGTCAAGAAGTTGGG GTTTACAACGGGGCACATCTGGGCTTGTCCCCCAAGTGAAGGGGACGACTACATCTTCCACTGTCATCCTGTGGACCAGAAGATCCCCAAGCCCAAGCGTCTACAGGAGTGGTACAAGAAGATGCTGGACAAGGCCGTAGTTGAGCGCATTGTGCATGACTACAAG GATGTTTTCAAGCAGGCCACAGAGGACCGTCTCACCAGCGCCAACGAACTACCATACTTTGAGGGGGACTTCTGGCCCAACGTGCTGGAGGAGAGCATCAAGGAgctggagcaggaggaggaggagaggaagagggaggagaacagCACCTCCAGCGAGAGCGTAGAT GCCCCGAAAAGTGACAGCAAGAATGCCAAAAAGAAGAACAGTAAGAAGACGAGCAAGAACAAGAACAGCAGCCTGATCCGAGCCAATAAGAAGAAACCAGGGATGCCCAATGTGTCCAATGACCTCTCCCAGAAGCTCTACGCTTGTATGGAGAAACACAAGGAG GTGTTCTTTGTGATCCGTCTCATCGCCGGCCCTACTGCCAACTCCCTGCCCCCCATCACGGACCCGGACCCCCTAATGGCCTGCGACCTGATGGATGGGCGTGACGCCTTCCTGACGCTGGCCCGGGACAAGCACCTGGAGTTCTCCTCCCTGAGGAGAGCCAAGTGGAGCTCCATGTGCATGCTGGTGGAGCTACACAATCAGAGCCAGGACCGCTTCGTCTACACCTGCAACGAGTGCAAGGCCAGCGTGGAGACACGCTTCCACTGCACCGTCTGCGAGGACTACGACCTGTGTATCACCTGCTATAACACTAAGGGCCATGAACACAAGATGGAGAAGCTGGGCCTGGGCCTGGACGACGAGAGCAACAACGCAGCGGCCGCTGCCACTCAGAGCCCCGGGGACTCCCGCCGCCTCAGCATTCAGCGCTGCATTCAGTCCCTGGTCCACGCCTGCCAATGCCGCAATGCCAACTGCTCCCTGCCGTCCTGCCAGAAGATGAAACGTGTGGTGCAGCACACCAAGGGATGCAAGCGCAAGACCAACGGTGGCTGCCCCATCTGCAAGCAACTCATtgctctgtgctgctaccatgccaAACACTGCCAGGAGAACAAGTGCCCCGTACCCTTCTGCCTCAACATCAAGCACAAGCTCCGCCAGCAGCAACTCCAGCACCGTCTCCAGCAGGCTCAGATGCTTCGGAGAAGGATGGCCAGCATGCAAAGGGTGGGCCAGCCTGCTTGCGGTGGAGGAGGACCTCCTGGGGGGCTGCCATCACCAGGTAACAATGGCACCACAGCCCCCAGTACACCCACATCAGGAGGCACCCAGCCCCCAACACCACAGACACCCACCCAGCCCAATATGCCTCCTGGGCCCCAGCCAGGGATGGGTGGTGGAGGAACTTTGCAGCAAGGTGGGATGCCTCAGCAGCACCACAAGCTTCACCACCAGTTTCAGCAGATGCCTGGAGGAGGGGGGATGATGAACTCCCCCCAGCAACAGCAGATGGTTCCTCAGGTCCAGCAGCAGTCCCAAGCCTCAAACCCTCAACAGCTCCAGCAACACCCCAACAGCCTGTCCCCTTACACCAACAGGCCTCCAGGCTCCTCACCGCACCCTCAGTCCCAAGGCAAACCGGGCCTGGGACCAGCCACACCACCTCAGCAGCAACCACCACAACAGCAGCCCAACCCTGGCCAGCCTTCTAtgccccagcagcagcagcaacctcCTTCAGGGCCTCCTCCAGCGGCTGTGGAGATCGCCATGAAGATTCAACAAGTGGCAGACGCCCAAAGGAAGATGTCCCTACAGAGGCAGGCGGCGCAGGCAGCTGGCATGATGCCTCTGCACCCTCACCACCAACAGCCCCAGGGCCAGATGGGCATGGCCCACCCTGGGGTGGGCATGGTGGGGGCCCAGGGGCTGCCTCCCCAGGCTCAGGCTGCTGCCAGGGCTCAcatggagcagcagcagcagcagggtcCTCCAGGTATGATGGTGGGCCCTGGCCCCATGCAGCAGCAGCCCCAGCAGCCTAACCCCCAGGGCCAGCTGCCTCCACAGGTGCAGCAGCAGAGGGTTGGTCCCCCGCTTCAGAACCCCCAGCAACAGTGGGCCGGCCAGGGAATGCCACCCCAACAGAGGCAAGCCATGATGGGACATCCAGGCATGGTGGCGCCTCAGCAGCAACAGCGGCAGCAGGCTCAGGGACCTGGTGGGTTGATTGGTATGGTGCAGCAAGGTGGTGCGGCTGGGGGTGGGAACCTCCCGCAGGCTGCCCTTCAGGAACTGCTGCGTACCCTTCGCTCCCCCAGCTCACCCGAGCAGCAACAGCAGGTGCTCAACATCCTCCGCTCAAACCCTCAGCTAATGGCTGCCTTTATCAAGCAGAGAGCCTCCAAGTATAAGGGGGGCCCAGGACCCCCAGGAGCCCCTGGCGGGCCAGGTCCAGGCAGAGTTCCAGGAGGTATGGGTGGCCAACAGGTCAATGTGAATGCTGTGGCTGGTCAGCCAGGTATGCACATGGGTCAGGGAGTCAACATGCCCACCATGACCCAGCTACAGCAGctacaacagcagcagcaacaacaacaacaacaacaacaacaacaacaacagcaaccgcAGCAGCAGCGTCCTATGCTTAGTTTGCAGCAGCAACAGGTGGCAGCACTTCAGCAGCATCAACAGCATCAGCAAGGAGGGATGCCAGGCCAGCAGGCACCTAACATGGCCAACATAAATCCCCAGTTCAGAGAGCTCCTTATGAGGAGGCATCTCCAActacaacagcaacagcagcagcaacagattGGGAACCATGCCCAGTTCCAGCAGCAGGGCTACATGGGCCAGCCGGGCATGGCCCCCCAGCAGCCTGGTCAGGGCCAGTCTGGACTGCAGCAGCAGCCTGGAGCCCAGccagggcagcagcagcagggttACCCCAGCACGGTGGCCCAGCAGCAGGCTGCTGCAGTGCTCCAGCAGAGGCTCCAGCATCAGCACCAACTTCagatgcagcagcagcagcagcaacaacaccaGAATGCCATGGTGGGCCAccagggggctgaggggggtccgGGTACTGGAGTAGGCGGCCCCCCTCAGCAGCCCCAGCCCCCGCAGGGCGCCCCCCAGCCGCAGTCCTCCCAGGCTCTGCTCCAGCAGGCACTGCACCAGAGGCTGCTTCAACAGCAGCAGCACCTGGGTGGGGGCTCTCCGGCCCAGCACAGCAGCCCCATGAGCCCCCAGCAGCAGATGGCCCAGTCCCCTCACCTGCAGGGCCAGACGCTGTCTACGTCCCTCAGCAACCAAGTGCGCTCGCCACAGCCCTCCCCGCGACCCCAGTCCCAGCCACCACACTCTAGCCCCTCCCCGCGCATGCAGCCCCAGCCTTCCCCTCACCATATCTCCCCACAGACCCAGACAGGCTCCCCGCACCCGAGCCAGCTACCCCAGCACCACCCTGGTATGGTGGTCCCCTCTCAACAGCCGCCTCAGCAGCAGAACTCAATGGACCAGTTTGGGTCAGACCAGAATGCCATGCTGTCTCAACTCAGTGGGATGGGTGGTCTCCATGGGCCTGGAGGACCTGACATGCTGTCTGGGAACAGCCAGGACCTTGGGCAGAACATTAATCATAACACTTTAGACATGTAG